Genomic window (Haladaptatus caseinilyticus):
CGACCGACCTCGAATCGGTGCGGGTGTACTCGCCGAGTGATTCGAAGTACGACTGCGCCACCGAACTCGAATCGGAGCTCGGCATTTCAGTGGAGGCGGTCGAATCGGCCGACGATGCCGTCTCGAAGGCGAACGTCGTCGTAACCGCGACGACGGCACGCGAACCGGTTTTTTCGGGAGACATCCTCGAGGCAGGAACACTCGTCGTGGCCGTCGGGGCGTATACCGCCGAAACTCGTGAACTCGACGGGACGACGTTCGAGCGTGCAGAGCGCGTCTTCGCCGACGTGCCCGAAGAAGTGGCGGAGATCGGTGACCTACTGGCGGCTGACCTGACTTCGGACGACCTCGTTCCGCTTTCCGACGTGTTTCGCGGCCGCGCCGGACGCGATTCCCGTTCGGATATCGTCGTGGTCGAAAGCGTCGGAACCGCCGTGCTGGATGCCGCCGCGAGCGAGCACGTTCTCGAACGTGCGAGCGAGCAGGGTATTGGCGAGGAAGTCGAACTGTAGCGAGTTAATAGCCATCTCTTCGGCCGGATATCTGTATAGCTATCCGAGAAGTTTTCCACGAGGAAAAATCCGTCTGTCAGAGACATGAGCAGAAATACGACCAGATATACAGAAGGCCATCTGTATAGATATCCAGATTCGAATATAGAAATAGCCCAAG
Coding sequences:
- a CDS encoding ornithine cyclodeaminase family protein, whose translation is MIRILSDTDVASILDIDTLLPVVRDAFVKQGRGEVERPSRPHFPVGIGLTDEPLGTGLVMPAYIHGASHYATKLVGVHEKNAERGLPTVNAQIVLTQAETGLPSAVLAGANITSARTGCIGGLAAKELAIGPTKLALIGAGTQARWQARCIAAATDLESVRVYSPSDSKYDCATELESELGISVEAVESADDAVSKANVVVTATTAREPVFSGDILEAGTLVVAVGAYTAETRELDGTTFERAERVFADVPEEVAEIGDLLAADLTSDDLVPLSDVFRGRAGRDSRSDIVVVESVGTAVLDAAASEHVLERASEQGIGEEVEL